A genomic window from Halorubrum trapanicum includes:
- a CDS encoding cation:proton antiporter subunit C gives MSAPLGTVDLAGTAVSALAATASAVDILTTRHAYVAFALLLCIGLYMMIANPNLVKKIIGLNLFQTAIFLLFIASAYVEGGSIPIVPTGGPEGGLYVSPLPHVLVLTAIVVGVSLTAVALALCIRIYDEYGTLRTDTLRELLRDEGSIPSRRSPDVSGTDGAAGVDGAPAADGAPAADDASGAPETGGETDD, from the coding sequence GTGTCCGCTCCCCTCGGTACGGTCGACCTCGCCGGAACCGCCGTCTCGGCGCTCGCCGCTACCGCCAGCGCCGTCGACATCCTCACGACGAGACACGCGTACGTCGCGTTCGCGCTGCTGCTGTGCATCGGCCTGTACATGATGATCGCGAACCCGAACCTCGTGAAGAAGATCATCGGACTCAACCTGTTCCAGACGGCGATCTTCCTGCTGTTCATCGCCTCGGCGTACGTCGAGGGCGGATCGATCCCGATCGTCCCGACCGGCGGTCCGGAGGGCGGGCTCTACGTGAGCCCGCTGCCGCACGTCCTCGTGCTCACCGCCATCGTCGTCGGCGTGAGCCTCACCGCGGTCGCGCTCGCGCTGTGCATCCGGATCTACGACGAGTACGGCACGCTGCGCACCGACACGCTCCGCGAACTGCTCCGCGACGAGGGGTCGATCCCGTCGCGCCGGTCGCCGGATGTGTCGGGCACCGACGGGGCGGCAGGCGTCGACGGTGCGCCGGCCGCCGACGGGGCGCCCGCCGCCGACGATGCGTCGGGCGCACCCGAGACGGGGGGTGAGACGGATGATTGA
- a CDS encoding methylmalonyl-CoA mutase: MYDDEELSEIREAKESWEAETLDPTLDRHGERKERFATVSNREVDRLYTPEDVADLDYETDLGFPGEPPYTRGVYPTMYRGRTWTMRQFAGFGTAEETNERFRYLIDEGQTGLSTAFDMPSLMGIDSDDEMSLGEVGKEGVAVDTLRDMEVLFDGIDLAEVSTSFTINPSAPVIYAMYVALADRRGIPREELRGTLQNDMLKEFIAQKEWVIPPEPSLDLVTDTIEFAVAETPKFKPISVSGYHIREAGSTAVQELAFTLADGFAYVEACLDRGLDVDEFAPQLSFFFNSHNSLFEEVAKFRAARRIYANVMEDWYGAEAEASKRLKFHTQTAGQSLTAQQPLNNVARVTIQALAGVLGGTQSLHTNSFDEALALPSEQAVRVALRTQQIIAEESGAADIVDPLGGSFAVESLTDETEEEAMAYIEEIKEMGDGSVRDGVLRGIEQGYFHREIQESAYEYQERVDEGEETVVGVNAYEIEEDTRPDLLKVDETTRERQLDRLESVKAERDDDAVEAALDDLRDAVDAGENVMPAVVAAVKAYATMGEIMGVFEAEHGAYRERIGVA; this comes from the coding sequence ATGTACGACGACGAGGAGCTCTCCGAGATCCGCGAGGCGAAGGAGTCGTGGGAGGCGGAGACGCTCGACCCGACCCTCGACCGCCACGGCGAGCGGAAGGAGCGGTTCGCAACCGTCTCGAACCGCGAGGTCGACCGCCTCTACACCCCCGAGGACGTCGCGGACCTCGACTACGAGACGGACCTCGGCTTCCCGGGCGAGCCGCCGTACACCCGCGGCGTCTACCCGACGATGTACCGCGGTCGCACGTGGACGATGCGGCAGTTCGCGGGGTTCGGCACCGCCGAGGAGACCAACGAGCGGTTCCGCTACCTCATCGACGAGGGGCAGACCGGGCTCTCGACCGCCTTCGACATGCCCTCGCTGATGGGGATCGACTCGGACGACGAGATGTCGCTCGGCGAGGTGGGGAAAGAGGGCGTCGCGGTCGACACCTTACGCGACATGGAGGTGCTGTTCGACGGCATCGACCTCGCCGAGGTGTCGACCTCCTTCACGATCAACCCGAGTGCGCCGGTGATCTACGCGATGTACGTCGCGCTCGCGGACCGTCGCGGGATTCCGCGCGAGGAGCTTCGGGGGACCCTCCAGAACGACATGCTCAAGGAGTTCATCGCGCAGAAGGAGTGGGTGATCCCGCCGGAGCCCTCCCTCGATCTGGTGACCGACACGATCGAGTTCGCGGTCGCGGAGACGCCCAAGTTCAAGCCCATCTCGGTGTCCGGCTACCACATCCGCGAGGCGGGGTCGACCGCGGTCCAGGAGCTCGCCTTCACCCTCGCCGACGGGTTCGCGTACGTCGAGGCGTGCCTCGACCGCGGGCTCGACGTCGACGAGTTCGCCCCGCAGCTCTCCTTCTTCTTCAACTCGCACAACTCGCTGTTCGAGGAGGTCGCGAAGTTCCGCGCCGCGCGCCGGATCTACGCGAACGTCATGGAGGACTGGTACGGCGCCGAGGCCGAGGCGTCGAAGCGGCTGAAGTTCCACACCCAGACCGCGGGGCAGTCGCTGACGGCCCAGCAGCCGCTGAACAACGTCGCGCGCGTCACGATCCAGGCGCTGGCGGGCGTGCTGGGCGGCACCCAGAGCCTCCACACGAACTCCTTCGACGAGGCGCTCGCGCTCCCCTCCGAGCAGGCCGTGCGCGTCGCGCTCCGCACCCAGCAGATCATCGCCGAGGAGTCGGGCGCGGCCGACATCGTCGACCCGCTCGGCGGCTCCTTCGCGGTCGAGAGCCTCACCGACGAGACGGAGGAAGAGGCGATGGCGTACATCGAGGAGATCAAGGAGATGGGCGACGGCTCCGTGCGCGACGGCGTCCTCCGCGGCATCGAGCAGGGGTACTTCCACCGCGAGATCCAGGAGTCTGCCTACGAGTACCAGGAGCGCGTCGACGAGGGCGAGGAGACGGTCGTCGGCGTCAACGCCTACGAGATCGAGGAGGACACCCGCCCGGACCTGCTGAAGGTCGACGAGACCACTCGGGAGCGCCAGCTCGACCGGCTGGAGTCGGTGAAGGCCGAGCGCGACGACGACGCGGTCGAGGCCGCGTTGGACGACCTCCGCGACGCCGTCGACGCCGGCGAGAACGTCATGCCCGCGGTCGTCGCGGCGGTGAAGGCGTACGCGACGATGGGCGAGATCATGGGCGTGTTCGAGGCGGAACACGGCGCGTACCGCGAGCGGATCGGCGTCGCCTGA
- a CDS encoding universal stress protein, giving the protein MTSSDDAGGQDLLGHALLPVANEDDALATARALEPYDPERVTALHVVEKGDGVPDKTPVEQSEELAAESYAAVRTVFPDASEHTAYARDVVEAIFDAAEEVDATAIAYRSRGGNRLVQFLSGDLSTELVTDAPVPVVALPRAKADE; this is encoded by the coding sequence ATGACGAGTTCCGACGACGCCGGCGGTCAGGACCTGCTCGGCCACGCGCTCCTCCCGGTCGCGAACGAGGACGACGCGCTGGCGACGGCGCGGGCGCTCGAACCGTACGACCCGGAGCGGGTGACCGCGCTCCACGTCGTCGAGAAGGGCGACGGGGTGCCGGACAAGACGCCCGTCGAGCAGTCGGAGGAGCTGGCCGCCGAGTCGTACGCGGCGGTCCGAACGGTGTTTCCCGACGCGAGCGAACACACCGCGTACGCCCGGGACGTGGTCGAGGCGATATTCGACGCCGCCGAGGAGGTAGACGCGACCGCGATCGCGTACCGCTCGCGCGGCGGGAACCGCCTCGTCCAGTTTCTCTCGGGCGACCTGTCGACCGAGCTCGTGACCGACGCGCCGGTTCCGGTCGTCGCGCTCCCGCGCGCGAAGGCGGACGAATGA
- a CDS encoding DUF63 family protein codes for MSTGVADGFDPSPERAWAAVVGGVTALLAVGSVVFPRVVYDRFLWRYFWGPVVADGEGAQCAVREAGGTTELLGSSAACQAARSAGEVVASPGYTTFSTVSYVVILLAMLIGVVFLLRRLDIATELRFFYALFPFMLFGGAMRTVEDAGVAATDAGVEPLIAFPASAVLISPFIYFTVFLFTLACVLAAYGLERRDIVDDYARPLFASGTAGLALAVGYLSYLAATTDYVTFYPQVLVPTLVIATAATAVTWAIATRRIPTIRQGTGAAGIVIIWGHAIDGVANVIGLNWMPALTGTPNLVPKHVVNALIVDWTGRLLPDSILAVTGDAWPFLLVKLAAATFVVWVFNGEMYEESPRYTLLLLITVLAVGLGPGTRDMLRATFGV; via the coding sequence ATGAGCACAGGAGTGGCCGACGGGTTCGACCCGTCGCCGGAGCGCGCGTGGGCGGCGGTCGTCGGGGGCGTCACGGCGCTTTTGGCGGTCGGGTCGGTCGTCTTCCCGCGCGTCGTCTACGACCGGTTCCTCTGGCGCTACTTCTGGGGGCCGGTCGTCGCCGACGGCGAGGGCGCGCAGTGCGCGGTCCGAGAGGCCGGGGGCACCACGGAGCTGCTCGGCAGCAGCGCGGCGTGTCAGGCGGCGCGGAGCGCCGGCGAGGTCGTCGCGTCGCCGGGGTACACCACCTTCTCGACGGTGAGCTACGTGGTGATCCTCCTGGCGATGCTGATCGGCGTCGTCTTCCTGCTCCGCCGGCTCGACATCGCCACGGAGCTCCGGTTCTTCTACGCGCTGTTCCCGTTCATGCTGTTCGGCGGGGCGATGCGGACGGTCGAGGACGCGGGCGTGGCGGCGACCGACGCCGGGGTCGAACCCCTAATCGCTTTCCCGGCCAGTGCGGTGCTGATCAGCCCGTTCATCTACTTCACGGTGTTCCTGTTCACGCTCGCGTGCGTCCTCGCGGCGTACGGGCTCGAACGCAGGGACATCGTCGACGACTACGCGCGCCCGCTGTTCGCGTCGGGGACCGCGGGGCTCGCGCTCGCGGTCGGCTACCTGTCCTATCTCGCGGCCACGACCGACTACGTCACCTTCTACCCGCAGGTACTCGTCCCGACGCTCGTCATCGCGACGGCCGCGACCGCGGTCACGTGGGCGATCGCGACCCGGCGGATTCCGACGATCCGGCAGGGGACCGGCGCGGCGGGGATCGTGATCATCTGGGGGCACGCGATCGACGGCGTCGCGAACGTGATCGGGCTCAACTGGATGCCCGCGCTGACCGGCACCCCGAACCTCGTGCCGAAGCACGTCGTCAACGCGCTGATCGTCGACTGGACCGGGCGCCTGCTCCCCGACTCGATCCTCGCCGTCACCGGCGACGCGTGGCCCTTCCTCCTCGTGAAGCTCGCGGCCGCGACGTTCGTCGTCTGGGTGTTCAACGGCGAGATGTACGAGGAGTCGCCGCGGTACACGCTGCTGCTGCTTATTACGGTGTTGGCCGTGGGGCTCGGACCCGGAACGCGGGACATGCTGCGCGCGACGTTTGGGGTTTAA
- a CDS encoding MnhB domain-containing protein: protein MSGTDSGVDAGAGSDTGAAADADAAEASDATDTDAAGTSDAAGSEFASGGGFGRDRPPRSDGRLDSERRQGTPYTESQVIMPTVKIVAPFAFTYGLFVTFHGAGSPGGGFQGGAIVAAVVFMIAFAFGIEATRQWLANTVVVALAVGGALVFAGIGLVPVALGGAFLQYELLPIPDPVKYGMEGVEILGIGTIVAGVLIGLFFVLAKGFSDAGGFADADAFDDEVGEGPDGADESTAGDDAADGASDSADDGRSDPGASGPAATDGGER, encoded by the coding sequence ATGAGCGGCACAGACTCCGGCGTCGACGCCGGCGCCGGTTCCGACACAGGCGCCGCTGCCGACGCCGACGCCGCAGAAGCCAGCGATGCCACCGATACCGACGCCGCAGGAACCAGCGACGCCGCCGGTTCCGAGTTCGCCTCCGGCGGCGGGTTCGGCCGTGACCGGCCGCCGCGCAGCGACGGCCGCCTCGACTCGGAGCGCCGACAGGGGACCCCGTACACGGAGAGTCAGGTGATCATGCCGACGGTGAAGATCGTCGCGCCGTTCGCGTTCACCTACGGGCTGTTCGTCACCTTCCACGGCGCCGGCTCGCCCGGCGGCGGGTTCCAGGGCGGCGCCATCGTGGCCGCGGTCGTGTTCATGATCGCGTTCGCGTTCGGCATCGAGGCGACCCGGCAGTGGCTCGCGAACACCGTCGTCGTCGCGCTCGCGGTCGGCGGCGCGCTCGTGTTCGCCGGCATCGGGCTGGTCCCGGTCGCGCTCGGCGGCGCGTTCCTCCAGTACGAGCTGCTCCCGATCCCCGACCCCGTGAAGTACGGGATGGAGGGCGTCGAGATCCTCGGGATCGGCACCATCGTCGCCGGCGTCCTCATCGGGCTGTTCTTCGTCCTCGCGAAGGGGTTCAGCGACGCGGGCGGGTTCGCCGACGCGGACGCGTTCGACGACGAGGTCGGCGAGGGCCCCGACGGAGCCGACGAATCGACCGCCGGCGACGACGCGGCGGACGGCGCTTCCGACTCGGCCGACGACGGTCGGTCGGACCCGGGAGCGTCCGGTCCGGCCGCGACCGACGGGGGTGAGCGGTAG
- a CDS encoding cation:proton antiporter has translation MSLVDASLAAGYTLGDFLLVAAAGFAVLAVGMLYRAVVGPTMQDRVLAVNVLGTNTVVILAILGAALGEPTFLDIALVYALLNFLMAIAISKFTVERGGVL, from the coding sequence ATGAGCCTCGTGGACGCCTCGCTCGCGGCCGGCTACACGCTCGGCGACTTCCTGCTCGTCGCGGCCGCGGGCTTCGCCGTCCTCGCGGTCGGGATGCTCTACCGCGCGGTCGTCGGGCCGACGATGCAAGACCGGGTGCTGGCGGTGAACGTCCTCGGGACGAACACCGTCGTCATCCTCGCCATCCTCGGCGCGGCGCTCGGCGAGCCGACGTTCCTCGACATCGCCTTAGTGTACGCGCTGCTGAACTTCCTGATGGCCATCGCCATCTCGAAGTTCACCGTCGAGCGGGGTGGCGTGCTGTGA
- a CDS encoding DUF4040 domain-containing protein: MTGALASAAPLGAPVVAQITAVEASLFAFVVLTALFTALARDVLAAVIIFGAYSLGMAALYTFYRAPDVAMTEAAISAGVTTVLLLLTLAKTTRLDHEAAFESVNLPAAGAAGLLFAGLMLTMGDIPAVGSRDAPIWSNPDVTQWYIAETYAETGVENTVMAVLAAFRGFDTFGEAVVVFAAGIAALIVLHREVFA; encoded by the coding sequence ATGACGGGCGCGCTCGCGTCGGCCGCCCCCCTCGGCGCGCCGGTGGTCGCGCAGATCACCGCCGTCGAGGCGAGCCTGTTCGCCTTCGTCGTGCTGACCGCGCTGTTCACGGCCTTAGCGCGCGACGTGCTCGCGGCGGTGATCATCTTCGGCGCGTACAGCCTCGGGATGGCAGCGCTGTACACGTTCTACCGCGCGCCGGACGTGGCGATGACGGAGGCCGCCATCTCCGCTGGCGTCACGACCGTGCTGCTGCTGTTGACGCTCGCGAAGACGACCCGCCTCGACCACGAGGCCGCCTTCGAGTCGGTGAACCTGCCCGCGGCCGGCGCGGCCGGCCTGCTGTTCGCCGGACTGATGCTCACGATGGGCGACATTCCTGCGGTGGGCTCTCGGGACGCGCCGATCTGGTCGAACCCGGACGTGACCCAGTGGTACATCGCGGAGACGTACGCGGAGACGGGCGTCGAGAACACGGTGATGGCCGTGTTAGCGGCGTTCCGCGGGTTCGACACGTTCGGCGAGGCGGTCGTCGTGTTCGCGGCCGGGATCGCCGCCCTCATCGTCCTCCACAGGGAGGTGTTCGCATGA
- the mnhG gene encoding monovalent cation/H(+) antiporter subunit G: MTAAPVETARVWLVVALTLLGLFFSFVSMVGVLRLPDVYSRAHTASQADTLGAGFGLAAVALTVGLAGSGFKSVLLLFFIFVTNPTAAHAIARAAFEEGTVPWIEGDDRR, encoded by the coding sequence GTGACCGCCGCCCCCGTGGAGACGGCTCGCGTGTGGCTCGTGGTCGCGCTCACGCTGCTCGGGCTGTTCTTCTCGTTCGTCTCGATGGTGGGCGTCCTCCGGCTGCCGGACGTCTACTCGCGGGCGCACACCGCCTCGCAGGCCGACACGCTCGGCGCGGGGTTCGGCCTCGCGGCCGTCGCGCTCACCGTCGGGCTGGCGGGGTCCGGCTTCAAGTCGGTGCTCCTGCTGTTCTTCATCTTCGTGACGAACCCGACCGCGGCCCACGCCATCGCCCGGGCCGCCTTCGAGGAGGGAACCGTGCCGTGGATCGAGGGGGACGACCGCCGATGA
- a CDS encoding monovalent cation/H+ antiporter subunit E gives MADTDPPAGDSAPDAEATVGSGAGAVIVPVEPSSTLRSTIAHVAEAAAADGASAVHLVEIASWRNGDPESDERAAAAERVLERAAAWARADLEDSEETAAPDVEVVTAVLGADGYLFGADDYVRVLAEYAEDNGADRVVLDPEYTPVGNTTLLQPLEFALSNTPLSVETAPVDRPTRRERFRTEATTGRFVALFGLSLAFYLLLGDPTYWFDAVTGVATAAVVSITLSRVSLDSNPAFPRTPMRIVRGVIYVPVLLFEIVKANLVVARVILDPRLPIDPTLNRMRVIVGSGLPLMTLANSITLTPGTLTVRARDSDLYVHSLVPWAREGLFDGPLERWTRFVYYGRRAARLPSPRERDDVAILQGPDATEELPIAAADGGDPGSGGEAESSDGPGGDAEPTDDPSDGDEVTDR, from the coding sequence GTGGCTGACACCGATCCGCCCGCCGGCGACTCCGCTCCCGACGCGGAGGCGACGGTCGGTTCCGGTGCGGGCGCGGTCATCGTTCCGGTCGAGCCGAGCTCCACGCTGCGCTCGACGATCGCCCACGTCGCGGAGGCCGCCGCGGCCGACGGCGCGTCCGCGGTCCACCTCGTCGAGATCGCCTCGTGGCGGAACGGGGACCCCGAGAGCGACGAACGGGCCGCCGCCGCCGAGCGCGTGCTCGAACGCGCGGCGGCGTGGGCGAGAGCCGACTTGGAGGACTCCGAGGAGACCGCCGCCCCGGACGTCGAGGTCGTCACGGCGGTGCTCGGGGCCGACGGCTACCTGTTCGGCGCCGACGACTACGTCCGCGTCCTCGCGGAGTACGCCGAGGACAACGGCGCCGACCGCGTCGTCTTGGACCCCGAGTACACCCCGGTGGGGAACACGACGCTTCTCCAGCCGCTGGAGTTCGCGCTCTCGAACACGCCGCTGTCGGTCGAGACCGCGCCGGTCGACCGACCGACGCGCCGGGAGCGGTTCCGAACCGAGGCCACGACCGGCCGGTTCGTGGCGCTGTTCGGGCTCTCGCTGGCCTTCTATCTCCTGTTGGGCGACCCGACCTACTGGTTCGACGCCGTGACGGGCGTCGCGACCGCCGCGGTCGTCTCGATCACCCTCTCGCGGGTGAGCCTCGACTCGAACCCGGCGTTCCCGCGGACCCCGATGCGGATCGTTCGCGGCGTGATTTACGTCCCCGTGCTGCTGTTCGAGATCGTGAAGGCGAACCTCGTCGTCGCCCGGGTCATCCTCGACCCGCGGCTCCCGATCGACCCGACGCTGAACCGGATGCGCGTGATCGTCGGGAGCGGGCTCCCGCTGATGACGCTCGCGAACTCGATCACGCTGACGCCCGGGACGCTCACCGTCCGCGCCCGCGACAGCGACCTCTACGTCCACTCGCTCGTCCCGTGGGCCCGCGAGGGGCTGTTCGACGGCCCCCTCGAACGGTGGACGCGCTTCGTCTACTACGGCCGCCGAGCGGCCCGGCTTCCGTCCCCACGCGAGCGCGACGACGTCGCGATCCTCCAGGGCCCCGACGCCACCGAGGAGCTGCCGATCGCCGCCGCCGACGGGGGCGACCCGGGATCGGGCGGCGAGGCCGAGTCGAGTGACGGTCCGGGCGGCGATGCCGAGCCGACCGACGACCCGAGCGACGGGGACGAGGTGACCGACCGATGA
- a CDS encoding 4-phosphopantoate--beta-alanine ligase, protein MTETEIPEDHPRYASLVTRHRIEAGVEKGITSKQGLIAQGRGEAFDYLLGERTLPSADDAARAAAATLLLADRPVISVNGNVAALAPAETVALADAVGADLEVNLFNHTDERVRRIADHLREHGAEEVKGLAGDGEIPGLDHARGVVDADGIEAADVVVVPLEDGDRAAALDAMGKTEIVVDLNPGSRSPRTADVPIVDNLLRAVPNVTAHAEDLADATPAELERIGDEFDADAALDAAEAAIREGSFADADPE, encoded by the coding sequence ATGACGGAGACGGAGATCCCCGAGGACCACCCGCGGTACGCGTCGCTCGTGACGCGCCACCGGATCGAGGCGGGCGTGGAGAAGGGGATCACCTCGAAGCAGGGGCTGATCGCGCAGGGAAGAGGGGAGGCGTTCGACTACCTCCTCGGCGAGCGCACCCTCCCGAGCGCCGACGACGCCGCGCGCGCCGCGGCCGCGACGCTCCTGCTCGCCGACCGCCCCGTGATCTCGGTCAACGGTAACGTCGCGGCGCTCGCGCCGGCGGAGACGGTCGCCCTCGCGGACGCGGTCGGCGCCGACCTGGAGGTGAACCTGTTCAACCACACCGACGAGCGCGTCCGCCGGATCGCCGACCACCTCCGCGAGCACGGCGCCGAGGAGGTGAAGGGACTCGCCGGGGACGGCGAGATCCCCGGGCTCGACCACGCGCGCGGCGTCGTCGACGCCGACGGGATCGAGGCGGCCGACGTCGTCGTGGTCCCCCTGGAGGACGGCGACCGCGCCGCCGCGCTCGACGCGATGGGGAAGACGGAGATCGTCGTCGACCTCAACCCGGGAAGCCGCTCGCCGCGGACCGCCGACGTGCCGATCGTCGACAACCTGCTGCGCGCGGTGCCGAACGTGACGGCGCACGCGGAGGACCTCGCGGACGCGACGCCCGCTGAACTGGAGCGGATCGGCGACGAGTTCGACGCCGACGCCGCGCTCGACGCGGCCGAGGCGGCGATCCGCGAGGGGTCGTTCGCGGACGCGGACCCGGAGTAG
- a CDS encoding Lrp/AsnC family transcriptional regulator, with protein sequence MELDETDRAILRILQEDARTPFSEVARRIDMSSATVHDRVSRLEEAGVIRGYHADIDPKAVGYGVGAFVGLRVEQGREEDALDRLRGIDGVREIHLTTGEWDVILRVVAADTDRLRELMFDRIAETEGFSRSQTMVILGTDYEQPGPPL encoded by the coding sequence ATGGAACTCGACGAGACGGACCGGGCGATCCTGCGAATCCTCCAGGAGGACGCGCGGACCCCGTTCTCGGAGGTCGCGCGCCGGATCGACATGTCCAGTGCGACCGTCCACGACCGAGTGAGTCGCCTCGAAGAGGCCGGCGTCATCCGGGGGTACCACGCCGACATCGACCCGAAGGCGGTCGGGTACGGAGTGGGCGCGTTCGTGGGCCTGCGCGTCGAGCAGGGTCGCGAGGAGGACGCGCTCGACCGGCTCCGCGGCATCGACGGCGTGCGCGAGATCCACCTCACCACCGGCGAGTGGGACGTGATCCTCCGGGTCGTCGCGGCCGACACCGACCGGCTCCGCGAGCTGATGTTCGATCGGATCGCGGAGACCGAGGGGTTCTCGCGCTCGCAGACGATGGTCATCCTCGGGACCGACTACGAGCAGCCCGGGCCGCCGCTGTAG
- the coaBC gene encoding bifunctional phosphopantothenoylcysteine decarboxylase/phosphopantothenate--cysteine ligase CoaBC translates to MLDGVNVALGVSGSIAAVKVVELAHELRRHGASVRAVMSPAATNIIHPWAVDFATDEPVVTEITGSVEHVELCGREGWADVLLLAPATANTAGKVAAAVDDTPVTTCATTALGADVPVVMAPAMHEPMYDHPGVLDALDKLESWGVRFADPRIEEGKAKIAAEGDIVTEVARATTPQTLAGTHVVVTAGATKERIDPIRILTNRASGKTGRAVARACYVRGARVTLVQDGPEVPYADVVAVETADEMMAACRRTAATADALVSAAAISDFTADAVDEKIRSGSPLSVELEPTPKLIDSVREAYPDLPIVGFKAETSGDDAAMVSEAERIRDRVGLAFVVANDASVMGGDETRVLLVGEDGTDPEEAAGSKDAVAGRIADRLAAALDASG, encoded by the coding sequence ATGCTGGACGGGGTCAACGTCGCGCTCGGCGTCTCGGGGAGCATCGCGGCGGTGAAGGTCGTCGAACTCGCGCACGAACTGCGCCGGCACGGCGCGAGCGTGCGCGCCGTCATGTCCCCGGCGGCGACGAATATTATTCACCCGTGGGCGGTCGACTTCGCGACCGACGAGCCCGTCGTCACCGAGATCACCGGGAGCGTGGAACACGTGGAGCTCTGCGGCCGCGAGGGGTGGGCGGACGTGCTGCTGTTGGCTCCGGCGACCGCGAACACCGCCGGGAAGGTCGCGGCCGCGGTCGACGACACGCCCGTGACGACCTGCGCGACGACGGCCTTGGGCGCGGACGTGCCGGTCGTGATGGCGCCCGCGATGCACGAGCCGATGTACGACCACCCGGGCGTTCTGGACGCGCTCGACAAACTGGAGTCGTGGGGCGTGCGCTTCGCCGACCCGCGGATCGAGGAGGGCAAGGCGAAGATCGCGGCCGAAGGGGACATCGTCACCGAGGTCGCCCGCGCGACGACGCCGCAGACGCTCGCCGGGACGCACGTCGTCGTCACCGCCGGCGCGACGAAGGAGCGGATCGACCCGATCCGGATCTTGACGAACCGCGCGTCGGGGAAGACGGGCCGGGCGGTGGCGCGGGCGTGCTACGTCCGCGGCGCCCGGGTGACGCTCGTTCAGGACGGCCCCGAGGTCCCGTACGCCGACGTGGTCGCCGTGGAGACGGCCGACGAGATGATGGCGGCCTGTCGGCGGACCGCGGCGACCGCGGATGCGCTGGTGTCGGCGGCCGCCATCTCCGACTTCACCGCCGACGCGGTCGACGAGAAGATCCGGTCGGGGTCGCCGCTGTCGGTCGAGTTGGAGCCGACGCCGAAGCTCATCGACTCGGTGCGCGAGGCGTACCCGGACCTCCCGATCGTCGGGTTCAAAGCCGAGACGTCGGGCGACGACGCGGCGATGGTCTCCGAGGCGGAGCGCATCCGCGACCGGGTCGGGCTGGCGTTCGTCGTCGCGAACGACGCGAGCGTGATGGGCGGCGACGAGACGCGCGTCCTGCTGGTCGGCGAGGACGGGACCGACCCGGAGGAGGCCGCCGGCTCGAAGGACGCGGTCGCCGGCCGCATCGCCGACCGGCTCGCGGCGGCGCTCGACGCGTCGGGGTGA